Proteins encoded by one window of Sulfurospirillum barnesii SES-3:
- a CDS encoding NAD(P)H-dependent oxidoreductase yields MKKTLVILAHPSMNESRLNKALINAISHEEHITVHDLYATYGRTGEIDVKKEQDLLVANERIVFQFPLFWFSTPSLLKEWQDKVLEYGFAYGSEGSKLANKEFKVALTTGSPDYAYQAGAYDHASISELLKPLQITALFTGMVYTAPFAVHGALKIKEEELAQKALEYKALLHEEDWSSSLFKYLQSN; encoded by the coding sequence ATGAAAAAAACCTTAGTCATTCTTGCCCATCCATCGATGAATGAATCACGATTAAACAAAGCACTCATCAATGCTATCTCACATGAAGAGCACATCACCGTTCACGACCTTTATGCCACCTATGGTCGCACAGGGGAGATTGATGTGAAAAAAGAGCAAGACCTTCTTGTAGCGAATGAGCGCATTGTATTTCAGTTTCCACTCTTCTGGTTTAGTACCCCTTCTTTACTCAAAGAGTGGCAAGACAAAGTCCTAGAGTATGGCTTTGCCTATGGAAGTGAAGGGAGTAAACTGGCTAACAAAGAGTTTAAAGTGGCGCTTACCACAGGCTCTCCTGACTATGCGTATCAAGCAGGCGCTTACGACCATGCTTCCATCAGTGAACTCTTAAAGCCACTGCAAATCACCGCTTTGTTTACAGGCATGGTCTATACCGCACCTTTTGCCGTCCACGGTGCGCTGAAAATCAAAGAAGAAGAGCTTGCGCAAAAAGCCCTTGAGTACAAAGCGCTTTTACACGAAGAGGACTGGAGCAGTTCCCTTTTTAAATACCTCCAAAGCAACTAA